CATGGTATCGGCCCTGTACTCGGCAGGCATTGCGCATAACGATCTTCAGCAGGGAAACGTTCTGGTAACCCCGGAAAGTGATTTGAGGCTCATCGACTACGATGGGATGTTTGTGCCGTCAATGGAAGGAGAACGAGCGAGAGAACTGGGGCATCCCAATTGGAGACATCCGCGGCGCCGCTCAGACGATTTTGCTCCCTATCTGGATCAATTTCCGGGTTATGTGGGGTACGTCTCTCTCTTGGCTCTTTCGCAGTGCGGGAGCCTCTTTGATACATATCACAACGGACAGAATCTCATATTCACTTTTTCAGACCTTTGTCACCCTGGTTCCTCTTCTCTTTGTAAAGAATTGGGCAACCTGACGAAAACAGCAAATGGGTTCAAGTCGGTATCTGCTATGATGCGAGATTTGGTCGAGTGGGCCGATAATCCTGTCAATTCGAAGACCATTAAACAGCTCCTGGCAAAGCCTCGTCCGGTCGTTGTTCAGCCACCTGTTAGTCGAGCCATTGCCGCTTGCAGCATGTGCGGAGCCAAACCTGCAAATAATCTCATCAACAATCGGCCTGTCTGTCTCAAGTGTTATCACGGTCACTCGACCTCCCATCCGCGGCAGCAGAATATGCCGTTCAAGAGAGTTGAAGTAACCCAGAATGCGGGATCTCAGCCTCAGGGATCTCAGCCTGTTACCAAAAGTGACAGGAGATTCCCGGCAGATTTTCCACCACTGCAAATCACCACTTCTTACGGTATTCCCATAAGTGCCATGAGTGCTGTCGAGGCACGGAGAAGGCATCTCGTCATATTCGGTAAACGGTGGGTGACTTCGCAACAGAGGAGGGAGCTGCGGAAACAGTGGTGGACCATCTTTCTCGTCCGTTCCATAGCTTTGTGCCTTGCCGCTGCCGGTATCGGTATGGCCATTCTCGCATGGGTCGGATCGCCATCCTGGGAAGGATTCCTGGCAGGTGCCGTCTTCGGAAGTGGGTATATGCTGGTGGGCTTTTCCCTGAATCGGTTCAGAAAATGGGCTCATGGTCCAGCCGTGATACTTTTTTGCCTGATAGGCCTGGCCTCTTTGATCCTGATTTTGACCGCTAATTTTCTTCTCGGAGTAGTTTTCTCAGCTTTCCTGGCAGTAGTTTTGTGGGGCGCATTCAACAGGGAGGCTCGAAAGATATTCCCTATCAAGAACTGACAAGAAGAGTCCTATCGAATTTCGCAAACATAAGTGTGTCAGTTTGCTTGTGCAGTGAAGGAGATCGAATGAGTGAACAGACGTTGCTTGTGAGAGGGTGGAGCGTTCCGAAGTATAGCGAGACTCAAAACGAGGACTCCTGGGGCGCTGATACGTGTACCGGGCTCATAGCAATTGCAGACGGTGTGGGAACTGCCTCGTATTCTCGGGAATGGGCAGAAGTCCTTGTAAGCGGTTTTGTCGGCGGACAGTTGGCAATCCCTGAGAGTGTTGCGCTCTTTGAGAATCAGTTGGGGCCGCTCCGTAACCAATGGTGGGGAATGGTTCCATGGGAACGACTGGCGCAAAAGGGATACCCTTATGACTGGAAGGCCAAACAAGGCGGTTTTTCTACGTTTCTCGGACTGAAGATTCAAAATGGAGGGTGGTCGGCCTTTGCGATTGGCGACTGCAATCTTTTTGTCGTTACCTACGATGCAAATTACAGGATTTCATGGCCTGCATCGAGCGATGCCGATTTCGGAAACACACCTGTGTCGATCCGTTCGGTGAAGTTCGGCCGCTCGAACGATCCGCATTCTGATAAGAACGTCTTTCACGCCCTACAAAAACATGAGAGCCGGCTGGAATCGGGAGACTGCATCGTACTGTGCACAGATGCTCTGTCCGCATTCTTGCTTGCCAACAAGAATCGCTCGGAGCTCTGGTGGACCCTGCTGAGTTTCGACGATTCCCAGGAGAACTTTGCTGAATGGATCGGTCTTCTTCGCCGTGAAGGTCTCAAGAATGATGATACCACCGCCGTAGTGATCGAGACGCTCTAACCGAGACGAAGCATTTTATATGAATACGATAATTTGCCAATAGAAACAAACTGCGTGATACATTGTCAATATGCATGAATTGGTAAATCACTTGAATGGGATTTCGAGATCGTAAACAACGTAGCAATGCAGGATGGACACAGGAGCAAACATGAAAATACACGATGTTACCCTTACCATATCCTCATCGCTGCCTATTTATCCCGGAAATCCTGATGTTCGAATTACTCGTGTTCATACAATAGGCAAAGATCATCATTCCAATCTCACCAAAATAGAAATGGGGACTCACACAGGTACACATGTCGATGCTCCCATTCATTTCATCGAAGGATCTGCCGCTGCGGAAGCATTGGATATCAGCGCACTTATAGGGCCCGCGGCCGTAATCGATGCAACCCATGAGAACATTATCTCAGCGGAATGTTTGGAGAGGCTGAGCATACCTGAGGGAATCGAGCGCATTCTGTTTCGTACTCGCAACTCCGCAATGTGGAAATCCAGTCCGCATGATTTTGTACCTGAATTCGTGGGAATCTCGGCAGACGGCGCGGAATGGTTGGTGAATAGGGGGGTTAAAGTAGTGGGAATCGACTATCTTTCTATTGCTCCGTTCAAAAAGGCAGCGCCTACGCATAACACACTTCTGGCTGCTTCGGTCATCCCCATAGAAGGTCTGGATTTATCGACCGTCGATCCTGGTATGTACTTTCTGATTTGTCTGCCGCTAAAAATAGAAGGAAGTGACGGATCGCCGGCTCGAGTGGTGCTCATCGAGGATTTCGAGACGCTCTCTTGATACCATTCGCTTTCAAGCAGCAAACACTGGGGAAACCCTTCTTGCAAGAAGTGTTTCCCCAAGCCCCATCCCAAGAACTCTTAGCATTTGGCTTAAATCATGGTTTTTCCGTGAAAAAACCATGATTTAAGCAAGTGTTAAGAGTTTTTTGGAGGAGTTTGAGGAACCTTTTTTGCAAAAAAGGTTCCTCAAGTATTACTTCTTCGAAAGCGAATGGTGCCAGGGTTTCTTTGCTGATTTTGTAGTTATCTTTCAGGTTGTCCCCATTCAGTGTGAAAGGCGCCGGGTTCATCAATTCGTTCGTACGTGTGGCTTCCGAAGTAATCTCGTTGCGCCTGGATGAGATTTGCCGGCAGCCAACTGCTCCTGAACGAGTCAAAATAGGACAAGGATGCTGCGAAGGCGGGAATCGGGATTCCTACTGCCGTGGCACTCCGTACCAGCTTGCGCAGGCTCCCCTGGCATTCGTTTATTTTCTTGCCAAGTGATTCGTCAAACATCAAGTTGGATAGATCGGGCCGTTTCTCGAAGGCAGAACGAATCTTCTCCAGTACTGCTGCACGAATAATGCATCCACCCCGCCAAATTCGAGCCACATCACTCAAAGGCACGTCGTACTGATAGTGCTTCGATGCAGCACTCAGCAAAGCCATACCCTGGGCGTACGTCATGATCGTACACGCGTACAGCGCATTTCTGAGGTCCTCGACCTGGACCTCGCTTTTATCTTCAAAGCTACCGCACTCTCCAAAAATACTCGCACCCTGTTGCCGGTCGTGCCTGAGGGCAGAGAGATGCCTCATCACCACAGCGGTATCCATGGTCGATAGGGGAATGCCGAGATCCATCGAGTCCTGTGAAGCCCATTTGCCGGTTCCCTTTTGCTTCGCCTCGTCCAAGATCCGATCGATGAGAGGCAGAGACGTCTTCTTATCTCGCTGCAAAAATATTCCACTCGTAATCTGGACCAGATATGATTCAAGCTCACCTTGATTCCATTCTTCGTACACCTGGTGTAAGCGCTCTGCATCAAATTGGAGTCCGCGTTTCATAATGTCGTAGGTCTCGCCTATAAGCTGCATGATCCCATATTCGATCCCGTTATGGACCATTTTCACGTAGTGTCCGGCTGAGCCCGACCCGAGATAAGCCACGCACGGATCGCCGTTTACCTGGGCTGCAGCCGCCTCGAACAGAGGCCGAACCTGCTCGTATGCCTCCTTGTTCCCTCCTGGCATGATACTCGGTCCATACCGGGCTCCTTTCTCTCCTCCTGAAACTCCAACCCCCATGAAATGGATTCCTTTTTCGGAAACATATTCGATGCGTCGATCCGTGTCCGAAAAATGCGAGTTTCCCGCGTCTATTATGAGATCTCCCGGATTTAAGTGCGGTAAGAAATCTTTGATTGCCATATCGACCGGCTTACCGGCCGGAACGAGCATCAGGATGGCGCAAGGGGTTTTCAAGGCAGACACGAAATCCTCCACGGATCCGTATCCCTCGAATCGGCGTTCCATCGCGTCCGTATTCAGGGCTTTTACCTTACTGGAATCGATGTCAAAGCCTGCCACAGAGAAACCTTTGTCGCGGAAGTTCAAGGCAAGATTTCTACCCATAACCCCCAACCCGACCAGTCCTATGTCAGCATAGCGAACCATTGTGTTCTCCCGACCTCGTGGCGATCTTGACCACTTGTCACGATTTGAAAGCCTCTCGCATGATCTGCTGCATTGCCGCCAGGCCCTCATCCGTGTTTCGGCCTAAGTCGATCCGGAGAATCCGCCGGCCATGCCGCAGCAGGGCGTCGAGATCTCCCTTGGCCTGAGCCCTTTTTAGGGTGCCAAAAGTGTACCCGGCGCCCGGTATGCTTATGTCTTCCTTATCCTTTGCAGTGAGTTGCACGAAAATGCCGCTATTCGGGCCACCTTTATGAAACTGTCCTGTGGAATGAAGATACCGGGGGCCGTATCCCACCGTAGTTGCCACATGCAACTTGTCCCTGGCCAGGAGACGCATCTCTTGTAGCGCCCGATCCGTAGCGGAATTCTCTGTAAGGTATGCCTGAAACGCAATGTAGTCGCCCGGAGAGCACTGTCCAAAGAAATCGCGCAGGAGAGAAGATGCTGAAGAGCCCTCTTTGGCATGATAAAATGACAAGGGTCCACTTTTCAGACCTGGAAGCTCTTCTTCGAATGTCCCTTTGGATGTGATTTCCTTGAGCAGACGGTTCGTGTTTTCCTTGCTCTCTTGCACGTTTGGCTGATCGAACGGATTGATACCCATGACTGCTCCGGCAGTCGCAGTGGCAATTTCCCACCGGAAGAATTCCTGCCCGATATCCAATTTATCGCCCATTTGGATTGTTGTCACCGGGTGGCCTGCATCGAGGAGTCGCTTTACACGATTCGCCGCGGAATCGTTCTCTGTGCCGCCTATCTGAAAACAAACGAAATTCCGGTCCGTTCCGTAGACTTCCGGATCGCCCGGATCTTCGCCTGCTACGGGAAGAATGCCGGTGTCTTCTTTCCCGGTGCTCTCTGCTAGAAGTTGCTCGAGCCACATGCCGAAGGTGTTCAGGTCGGGAGGCGTAAGCAATGTGAGCTTGTTTCTGCCCAGGTTCGCAAGCTCACCTATGGCAGCACCCAATGCCACTCCAGATTCCTCTGATATATGAGAAGTGGCGTTGCAGGAGTACATCATGATCAGCGCTCGTTCCAAAAGCTCCGGAACGTCGACACCCATGAGAGCAGCGGGAACGAGCCCGAAGTACGAAAGAGCTGAATACCTGCCGCCGATGTCTGAAAAGTTCAAGAAGATCTGCAAAAAATTACGCTTCCTGGCCAATTCAACAAGAGGCGTTCTCGGGTCGGTTATCGCCACAAAATTGTCTCCTGCTGCAGACCCTTTAATAGATTTGAGCCGTTCATAAAAGTAGTCTCCGAAAGCACTGACTTCTGTTGTCGTGCCGGACTTGCTCGCCACGATGAAGAGAGTCTCCGCGAGAGGTACGGATCGTTCGATCTGCAAGATAGTGCCAGGGTCGGTAGTATCGAGCACCGAAAGAGGCAAGCCGTTTGGAGCGAGGGGAAAGGATCGTGCAAAAATCAGGGGTGCCAGACTGCTTCCACCCATTCCCATATGAACAACATGCCTGAATCCGCTCTTTTTGACTTCGGTAGCAAATCGTTGAAGATGCGGGGCAGCGGAGATCATCTTATCAGCCACATGGAGCCAGCCCAAGGCATTTGAAATCGTTTGACGATCCGCCGGATCGCTTTTCCAGGCCGTAGGATCCTTCCGCCACATACGTTTTACGAAATCCTGCTTTTCCAGGGAACGAACACTCTCGTCTATTGCTTCTCTACAATTCGGAGCCCTCATTTGTTGGTGTTCGGGACGCGCCTCGAGAGCTTCTTTACGCTTTTGCTTCAGCTCCTCCATTAATTTGTCGTATGGTTTGTTAAATTTCTCGATTCCCTCTTCCACCAACCGGCGAGTAACCTCATTCAGGTTAATGCCAATCTGATTAAGCCGATCGAGGGTCTGTTCCGCCTCTTGCACGTTCTCTTCCAGACGCGGAGCTGGTTCGCCATGATCGCGATACGCATTGAGCGTCTCCATGGGGAGCGTATTTACAGTGTCGGGACCTATGAGTGCTTCGACATATTTCACGTCGCTGTAGTCGGGGTTCTTTGTGCTGGTGCTTGCCCACAGCACTCTCTGCGGACGGCCTCCCCGATCGGCGAGTCTCCGGAAGCGATCGCTCGAGAACATTTCCTTGTAAATCTGATACGCTATTTTCGCGCTGGCAATGGCGACGTTCCCGTGAATGGAACGGGCAATATTTGCCGTCTCGCCTCCTTTGTCGGCTATCTCCTCCAGCTTGGGGTCCACCAGGATATCAATGCGGCTGAGGAAAAAACTGGCCACTGAAGCAATCCGATCGATGGGTTGACCGCTGGCCAGCCTGTCCTCGAGACCGGCTATGTACGCTTCGGCGACATCTCGATATCTATCCAACCCGAACAGGAGAGTAATATTCACATTTATGCCTTCACCTATGAGTTGTCGGATAGCAATCAGCCCCTCTCGGGTAGCAGGAACTTTTATGAGCAGGTTGGGACGATTCACAGCATGCCAGTAATTCCGCGCCTGCTTGATCGTATCTTCAGTCCGCCGAGCAAGATTCGGAGCGACTTCGAGACTCACAAACCCGTGACGACCGTCTGAAGCATCGTAAAGAGGCCTGAAAACGTCCGCAGTCTCCTGAATGTCAGCGAATGCGAGAGCCTCGTAAATTTCTATCTCTGTCTTACCTTCCAGCGCCAGAGAGTTGATTGCACTATCATATTCATCACTTCCGGCAATGGCTGTGTAGAATATTTGGGGATTTGACGTCACTCCCCTGAGTCCGTCTTCATCCACGAGCTGCTGCAATTCCCCTGAAAGGAGCATGTCTCGACGAATGTAGTCCAGCCAGATACTCTGACCGAATTCCTGGATTTTCATGAGGGGATTGTTGCTTGTTTTCATGAGTTTTTCCTCTCCAGTGCATCTATTGCAGCCAAACGTCTGCGGTGCCGCTGTTCGCCCGAGAATCGCGCACTGAGAAATGCATGCACCAGATCCCTGGCAAGAAACGAACCTATTACTCGGCCTCCAAGACACATGATATTCATGTTGTCGTCCTCAACTCCCTGATGTGCGGAAAAGACATCGTGAATAAGGGCTGCCCGTACACCGGCGATCTTGTTCGCGGCAATGCTTGCACCAACACCCGATCCGCACACGGCAATTCCCCTGCCCAATGACCCATTGGCCACTTCTATCGCAAGGGGCACAACAAAATCCGGATAGTCGTCATCTTTATTCAGACTGTAAGCACCGAAATCTGTCACTTTGTACCCTGCATCCCGAAGCGCGGCCGTTATCTCTTCTTTGAGATGAAAACCGCCGTGATCGCACGCGATTCCGATAGACATCATTGGATTTACTTTCCTTTTCCCAACATGTTCAGCGCCCGGTTACAGACGTTGTCAACACTGAAGCCAAGTTTCTCGAGTACCGTTTCCCCCGGAGCGGATGCACCGAAGCGGTCCACGCCTATGACTTCGATGCTCGGTCCTACGTATGGTCTCCATCCCAGGGTGGCTCCCGCCTCTACGGCAAGTATGGGTACGTGAGGAGTGAACACGGTGTTCCTGTAATCTTCATCTTGCTTATCGAACAGATTCCAGGATGGCATGCTTACGGCTCGAGCATGAACACCTCTTGAGAGAAGTCTCTCTTGCGCCTGCAGGATGAGCTGTACTTCAGATCCCGAGGCGACCAATATAATGTCGGGCGTGATTCCTTCTTTACTATCGGAGATAATATATCCGCCTTTTTCCACGCCGTTCGCTATATTCGGATATTTGGAGAGATCGAAAACGGGCAGATTTTGCCGGGTGAGGGCCAGGGCTAC
The sequence above is a segment of the Desulfomonile tiedjei DSM 6799 genome. Coding sequences within it:
- a CDS encoding protein kinase family protein, which produces MAWPQIVEFRNAIRNTKNLKHPQLAQGFVETDKFGQPKPWSGGMAVVYKIRVGTLDWALRTFQGETDLLQTYEKLSEYFKLVEHDNPLRAYFARFYYIQKGLFLPMYPKDPRNPYPIVLMRWIEGQPLDTWVKENLDRPGALQEMATKWLDMVSALYSAGIAHNDLQQGNVLVTPESDLRLIDYDGMFVPSMEGERARELGHPNWRHPRRRSDDFAPYLDQFPGYVGYVSLLALSQCGSLFDTYHNGQNLIFTFSDLCHPGSSSLCKELGNLTKTANGFKSVSAMMRDLVEWADNPVNSKTIKQLLAKPRPVVVQPPVSRAIAACSMCGAKPANNLINNRPVCLKCYHGHSTSHPRQQNMPFKRVEVTQNAGSQPQGSQPVTKSDRRFPADFPPLQITTSYGIPISAMSAVEARRRHLVIFGKRWVTSQQRRELRKQWWTIFLVRSIALCLAAAGIGMAILAWVGSPSWEGFLAGAVFGSGYMLVGFSLNRFRKWAHGPAVILFCLIGLASLILILTANFLLGVVFSAFLAVVLWGAFNREARKIFPIKN
- a CDS encoding protein phosphatase 2C domain-containing protein, whose product is MSEQTLLVRGWSVPKYSETQNEDSWGADTCTGLIAIADGVGTASYSREWAEVLVSGFVGGQLAIPESVALFENQLGPLRNQWWGMVPWERLAQKGYPYDWKAKQGGFSTFLGLKIQNGGWSAFAIGDCNLFVVTYDANYRISWPASSDADFGNTPVSIRSVKFGRSNDPHSDKNVFHALQKHESRLESGDCIVLCTDALSAFLLANKNRSELWWTLLSFDDSQENFAEWIGLLRREGLKNDDTTAVVIETL
- a CDS encoding cyclase family protein, whose translation is MKIHDVTLTISSSLPIYPGNPDVRITRVHTIGKDHHSNLTKIEMGTHTGTHVDAPIHFIEGSAAAEALDISALIGPAAVIDATHENIISAECLERLSIPEGIERILFRTRNSAMWKSSPHDFVPEFVGISADGAEWLVNRGVKVVGIDYLSIAPFKKAAPTHNTLLAASVIPIEGLDLSTVDPGMYFLICLPLKIEGSDGSPARVVLIEDFETLS
- the gndA gene encoding NADP-dependent phosphogluconate dehydrogenase; translated protein: MVRYADIGLVGLGVMGRNLALNFRDKGFSVAGFDIDSSKVKALNTDAMERRFEGYGSVEDFVSALKTPCAILMLVPAGKPVDMAIKDFLPHLNPGDLIIDAGNSHFSDTDRRIEYVSEKGIHFMGVGVSGGEKGARYGPSIMPGGNKEAYEQVRPLFEAAAAQVNGDPCVAYLGSGSAGHYVKMVHNGIEYGIMQLIGETYDIMKRGLQFDAERLHQVYEEWNQGELESYLVQITSGIFLQRDKKTSLPLIDRILDEAKQKGTGKWASQDSMDLGIPLSTMDTAVVMRHLSALRHDRQQGASIFGECGSFEDKSEVQVEDLRNALYACTIMTYAQGMALLSAASKHYQYDVPLSDVARIWRGGCIIRAAVLEKIRSAFEKRPDLSNLMFDESLGKKINECQGSLRKLVRSATAVGIPIPAFAASLSYFDSFRSSWLPANLIQAQRDYFGSHTYERIDEPGAFHTEWGQPER
- a CDS encoding bifunctional transaldolase/phosoglucose isomerase gives rise to the protein MKTSNNPLMKIQEFGQSIWLDYIRRDMLLSGELQQLVDEDGLRGVTSNPQIFYTAIAGSDEYDSAINSLALEGKTEIEIYEALAFADIQETADVFRPLYDASDGRHGFVSLEVAPNLARRTEDTIKQARNYWHAVNRPNLLIKVPATREGLIAIRQLIGEGINVNITLLFGLDRYRDVAEAYIAGLEDRLASGQPIDRIASVASFFLSRIDILVDPKLEEIADKGGETANIARSIHGNVAIASAKIAYQIYKEMFSSDRFRRLADRGGRPQRVLWASTSTKNPDYSDVKYVEALIGPDTVNTLPMETLNAYRDHGEPAPRLEENVQEAEQTLDRLNQIGINLNEVTRRLVEEGIEKFNKPYDKLMEELKQKRKEALEARPEHQQMRAPNCREAIDESVRSLEKQDFVKRMWRKDPTAWKSDPADRQTISNALGWLHVADKMISAAPHLQRFATEVKKSGFRHVVHMGMGGSSLAPLIFARSFPLAPNGLPLSVLDTTDPGTILQIERSVPLAETLFIVASKSGTTTEVSAFGDYFYERLKSIKGSAAGDNFVAITDPRTPLVELARKRNFLQIFLNFSDIGGRYSALSYFGLVPAALMGVDVPELLERALIMMYSCNATSHISEESGVALGAAIGELANLGRNKLTLLTPPDLNTFGMWLEQLLAESTGKEDTGILPVAGEDPGDPEVYGTDRNFVCFQIGGTENDSAANRVKRLLDAGHPVTTIQMGDKLDIGQEFFRWEIATATAGAVMGINPFDQPNVQESKENTNRLLKEITSKGTFEEELPGLKSGPLSFYHAKEGSSASSLLRDFFGQCSPGDYIAFQAYLTENSATDRALQEMRLLARDKLHVATTVGYGPRYLHSTGQFHKGGPNSGIFVQLTAKDKEDISIPGAGYTFGTLKRAQAKGDLDALLRHGRRILRIDLGRNTDEGLAAMQQIMREAFKS
- a CDS encoding RpiB/LacA/LacB family sugar-phosphate isomerase is translated as MSIGIACDHGGFHLKEEITAALRDAGYKVTDFGAYSLNKDDDYPDFVVPLAIEVANGSLGRGIAVCGSGVGASIAANKIAGVRAALIHDVFSAHQGVEDDNMNIMCLGGRVIGSFLARDLVHAFLSARFSGEQRHRRRLAAIDALERKNS